From a region of the Burkholderia lata genome:
- a CDS encoding VOC family protein, translating into MHKMVFINLPVADLPRSKAFYQALGFEVVPAYTNDQAACIKISDTIFAMLLVRPFFQTFTGKTIIDPATQVQVLSCLSCESRAEVDGIVAKALAAGGSAPQAPREYPNMYGHGFDDPDGHAWELMAMPLDASAEGQAS; encoded by the coding sequence ATGCACAAGATGGTCTTCATCAACCTGCCCGTGGCCGACCTGCCGCGCTCGAAGGCGTTCTACCAGGCGCTCGGCTTCGAAGTCGTGCCGGCCTATACCAACGACCAGGCCGCCTGCATCAAGATCAGCGACACGATCTTCGCGATGCTGCTCGTACGGCCGTTTTTCCAGACGTTCACCGGCAAAACCATCATCGATCCGGCAACGCAGGTGCAGGTCCTGTCGTGCCTGTCGTGCGAAAGCCGCGCCGAGGTCGACGGCATCGTCGCCAAGGCGCTGGCGGCTGGCGGCTCCGCGCCGCAAGCGCCGCGCGAGTACCCGAACATGTACGGCCACGGGTTCGACGATCCGGACGGCCATGCATGGGAACTGATGGCCATGCCGCTGGACGCGTCCGCCGAGGGGCAGGCGTCGTGA
- a CDS encoding YciI family protein gives MRFMIMIRANAVSESDALPDNRLVEAMTVYHEELAKAGVLLDANGLRPSANGWRVRYSGGKGTVVDGPFAETKELIAGYTLIQVRSRDEALEWTRRFPAPFGAEMDCEIEVRPLFELDDLTPSDAVERFRELHVGRTSA, from the coding sequence ATGCGATTCATGATCATGATCCGGGCGAACGCCGTCAGCGAGTCCGACGCATTGCCGGACAACCGGCTGGTCGAGGCCATGACCGTCTATCACGAGGAACTGGCCAAGGCCGGCGTGCTGCTCGACGCGAACGGGCTGCGCCCGAGCGCGAACGGCTGGCGCGTGCGCTACTCGGGCGGCAAGGGCACCGTGGTCGACGGCCCGTTCGCCGAAACGAAGGAACTGATTGCCGGCTATACGCTGATCCAGGTGCGTTCGCGCGACGAAGCACTCGAATGGACGCGCCGGTTTCCCGCGCCGTTCGGCGCCGAGATGGATTGCGAGATCGAGGTGCGGCCGCTGTTCGAGCTCGACGACCTCACGCCGAGCGACGCGGTCGAGCGGTTTCGCGAACTCCACGTCGGCCGCACCAGCGCCTGA
- a CDS encoding YciI family protein has translation MSYMLLIVEPTDQRAERTLDEGQALYARMVDFAETLKARGVLRGVESLERSERGTRVQVRDGETRLLDGPFAEAKEMVGGFFIVDVDTREEAIEIARQCPAAQWCTVEVRAVGPCFL, from the coding sequence ATGTCTTACATGCTGTTGATTGTCGAGCCGACCGACCAGCGCGCCGAACGCACGCTCGACGAAGGTCAGGCGTTGTACGCACGGATGGTCGATTTCGCCGAGACGCTGAAGGCGCGCGGCGTGCTGCGCGGCGTCGAGTCGCTGGAGCGCTCCGAGCGCGGTACGCGCGTGCAGGTGCGCGACGGCGAGACGCGCCTGCTCGACGGCCCGTTCGCGGAGGCGAAGGAGATGGTCGGCGGCTTCTTCATCGTCGACGTCGACACGCGCGAGGAAGCGATCGAGATCGCGCGCCAGTGCCCGGCCGCGCAGTGGTGCACGGTCGAGGTGCGCGCGGTCGGCCCGTGCTTTCTGTGA
- a CDS encoding ExeM/NucH family extracellular endonuclease: protein MSRLLVPLAVAPFVAFTALFAVFARPAAAAPPVSAGCGGATTPIADLRGAGGPSPLAGQTTSIEAVVTAAFGGADGLGGFFVQQADAQRRHRPGVPEGVFVYAPDARAKAGDLVHLTGRVDERYGRTQFTLSGGVNVCAHGQKVTPATLTLPVATLSVLAALEGMRVRLPQTLTVSDTHELGRYGSVVLSNGRLRIPTHVAPPAEAAAIATTNARNRIVLDDGSNRRDPATVRYPPPALSAANTLRAGYTVRGVEGVLELRYGAWRLQPVAGAAPLFDAAANPRTGAPARHPDADVRIVSFNVFNYFNGDGNGGGFDAPAKRGAKTPAAFARQEAKIVAALRALRADVIGLMEIANNGYGDASAVQRLATQLGDGWRAIDPGTARLGRDAIAVALLYDSRTVEPIGRAATVALGGRHRPPLAQTFRRIGGTRAFTVAVNHLKSKNCPNATGADRDQSDGQGCWNAARTRAATRVADWLGTSPAGTAADGVLLIGDLNSYAKEDPVRALESRGYANLVARFVGDAAYSYVFRGEAGSLDHALATPPLAARVKAVHVWHINADEPVALQPVPDYKTSAQRATYYAPDAYRSSDHDPVVIDVALGDSGTFATPGTNRARRTSVD, encoded by the coding sequence ATGTCACGCCTGCTTGTGCCGCTTGCCGTTGCACCGTTCGTCGCCTTCACCGCCCTTTTCGCCGTCTTCGCCCGGCCGGCCGCGGCCGCGCCGCCGGTCAGCGCAGGCTGCGGCGGCGCAACCACGCCGATTGCCGACCTTCGCGGCGCCGGCGGCCCGTCGCCGCTGGCCGGGCAGACGACCTCGATCGAAGCGGTCGTCACCGCGGCGTTCGGCGGCGCCGACGGCCTCGGCGGCTTCTTCGTCCAGCAGGCCGACGCGCAGCGCCGGCACCGGCCGGGCGTCCCGGAAGGCGTGTTCGTGTACGCGCCGGACGCGCGTGCGAAGGCCGGCGATCTCGTGCATCTCACGGGCCGCGTCGACGAGCGATACGGCCGGACGCAATTCACGCTGTCGGGCGGCGTGAACGTCTGCGCGCACGGGCAAAAGGTCACGCCTGCCACGCTCACGCTGCCGGTCGCCACGCTATCCGTGCTGGCCGCACTTGAAGGCATGCGGGTGCGCCTGCCGCAAACGCTGACGGTCAGCGATACCCACGAACTCGGCCGCTACGGCAGCGTCGTCCTCAGCAACGGCCGACTGCGCATCCCGACCCACGTTGCACCGCCGGCCGAAGCCGCCGCGATCGCGACCACGAACGCGCGCAACCGCATCGTGCTCGACGACGGTTCGAACCGCCGCGATCCCGCGACCGTGCGCTATCCGCCGCCCGCGCTGAGTGCCGCCAACACGCTGCGTGCCGGCTACACGGTACGTGGCGTCGAAGGCGTGCTCGAACTGCGCTACGGCGCGTGGCGGCTGCAACCGGTGGCCGGCGCGGCGCCGCTATTCGATGCCGCCGCGAACCCGCGTACCGGCGCACCGGCCCGGCATCCCGATGCCGACGTGCGTATCGTGTCGTTCAACGTATTCAACTATTTCAACGGCGACGGGAATGGCGGCGGATTCGATGCCCCGGCCAAGCGCGGCGCGAAAACGCCCGCCGCGTTCGCGCGGCAGGAGGCGAAGATCGTCGCGGCGTTGCGCGCGCTGCGTGCCGACGTGATCGGGCTGATGGAAATCGCGAACAACGGCTACGGCGACGCGAGCGCCGTGCAGCGTCTCGCCACTCAACTCGGCGACGGCTGGCGCGCGATCGATCCCGGCACCGCGCGGCTCGGCCGCGATGCGATCGCCGTCGCGCTGCTGTACGACAGCCGCACGGTCGAGCCGATCGGGCGCGCCGCGACCGTCGCACTCGGCGGCCGGCACCGCCCGCCGCTCGCGCAGACATTCCGGCGCATCGGCGGCACGCGCGCCTTCACGGTCGCGGTCAATCACCTGAAATCGAAGAACTGCCCGAACGCGACCGGCGCCGATCGCGACCAGTCGGACGGTCAGGGCTGCTGGAATGCGGCGCGCACGCGGGCCGCCACACGCGTCGCCGACTGGCTCGGCACGTCGCCTGCCGGCACCGCGGCCGATGGCGTCCTGCTGATCGGCGACCTGAACAGCTACGCGAAGGAAGATCCGGTGCGCGCGCTCGAATCGCGCGGCTACGCGAACCTGGTCGCCCGCTTCGTCGGCGATGCTGCGTACAGCTACGTATTTCGCGGCGAAGCGGGCAGCCTCGACCACGCGCTCGCCACGCCGCCGCTCGCCGCGCGCGTGAAGGCCGTGCACGTCTGGCACATCAACGCCGACGAACCGGTCGCCCTGCAACCCGTGCCCGATTACAAAACGTCTGCTCAACGGGCGACTTATTACGCACCCGACGCGTACCGGTCATCGGATCACGATCCCGTCGTGATCGACGTCGCGCTTGGCGACAGCGGCACGTTCGCCACCCCGGGCACGAACCGTGCTCGTCGAACAAGCGTCGATTAG
- a CDS encoding DUF883 family protein, producing the protein MALTDSIEHKLDRGLSDIRRTGRRVGRTTRSAARDLHADVTDDLRGLVDELEDLLKNDGDGDIAALRKRVQSRLDEARSTLDHASGSAVARLRDSAERVSQVVQDNPWQTAGVVAGLAFVAGLLLARR; encoded by the coding sequence ATGGCGCTCACCGACTCGATCGAACACAAGCTGGACCGCGGCCTGTCCGACATTCGTCGCACGGGCCGGCGCGTGGGACGCACGACGCGCTCGGCGGCCCGCGACCTGCATGCCGACGTCACCGACGATCTGCGCGGGCTGGTCGACGAACTGGAAGATCTGCTGAAAAACGATGGCGACGGCGATATCGCCGCGCTGCGCAAGCGCGTGCAATCCCGGCTCGATGAAGCACGCAGCACGCTCGACCATGCGTCGGGCAGCGCGGTCGCCCGGCTGCGCGATTCGGCCGAACGCGTGTCGCAGGTCGTACAAGACAACCCGTGGCAAACCGCCGGCGTCGTCGCCGGCCTCGCGTTCGTTGCGGGCCTGCTCCTTGCCCGCCGTTGA
- a CDS encoding BPSL1445 family SYLF domain-containing lipoprotein, whose amino-acid sequence MQKAFAMKAAAAVLLGSLALAGCTTTPDKPENASTSASKRQSIDASVNATLSRLYSTVPGSRELVAKSRGVLVFPNVLQAGFIVGGQSGNGALRVGGSTVGYYNTSSLSVGLQAGAQSKAIVFLFMTQDALDSFRKSEGWAAGADASVAVVKVGANGAVDSNTATAPVEVLVLTNAGLMGDLSVNGTKVTKLNI is encoded by the coding sequence ATGCAAAAAGCCTTTGCCATGAAAGCCGCCGCCGCCGTCCTGCTCGGCAGCCTCGCGCTTGCCGGCTGCACGACCACGCCCGACAAACCCGAGAACGCGTCGACCAGCGCGTCGAAGCGCCAGTCGATCGACGCCAGCGTCAACGCGACGCTGTCGCGCCTCTATTCGACGGTGCCGGGCTCGCGTGAACTCGTCGCGAAATCGCGCGGCGTGCTCGTGTTCCCGAACGTGCTGCAGGCCGGCTTCATCGTGGGCGGCCAGTCCGGCAACGGCGCGCTGCGCGTCGGCGGCAGCACGGTCGGCTACTACAACACGTCGTCGCTGTCGGTCGGCCTGCAGGCCGGCGCGCAGTCGAAGGCCATCGTGTTCCTGTTCATGACGCAGGATGCGCTCGACTCGTTCCGCAAGTCCGAAGGCTGGGCCGCAGGTGCCGACGCGTCGGTCGCGGTCGTGAAGGTCGGCGCGAACGGCGCGGTCGACTCCAACACGGCCACCGCACCGGTCGAGGTGCTGGTCCTGACCAACGCGGGCCTGATGGGCGACCTGTCGGTGAACGGCACCAAGGTCACGAAGCTCAATATCTGA
- a CDS encoding AI-2E family transporter, giving the protein MESGHDHQKFFYFLLAAVTVGLCWILAPFSGAVFWGTILAILFQPVQRWLAARFGKRRNLAALVTLSLIVLIVILPLVFVAATLVQEIAYVYQEIKTAQPNYSQYFQDIIHALPSSIQHLLQKYGLSNLPGIQKKLTDGAAQISQLAATQALSIGQNTFQFVVSFGVMLYMVFFLLRDGGEIGRRVRRALPLDDEHKNLLLAKFTTVVRATVKGNIAVALVQGALGGLIFWILGIEGVVLWGALMAFLSLLPAIGASLVWVPAALYFLMIGALWKCAILVAFCVGVIGLVDNLLRPILVGKDTKMPDWVVLISTLGGMALFGITGFVIGPLVAALFMASWDIYARSEQGE; this is encoded by the coding sequence ATGGAAAGCGGACACGACCACCAAAAATTCTTCTATTTCCTGCTGGCCGCGGTCACCGTCGGACTCTGCTGGATCCTCGCGCCGTTTTCCGGAGCCGTGTTCTGGGGCACCATTCTCGCGATCCTGTTCCAGCCCGTGCAGCGCTGGCTCGCTGCACGCTTCGGCAAGCGGCGCAACCTGGCCGCGCTCGTGACGCTGTCGCTGATCGTCCTGATCGTGATCCTGCCGCTCGTGTTCGTCGCCGCGACGCTCGTGCAGGAAATCGCGTACGTGTACCAGGAAATCAAGACCGCGCAGCCGAACTATTCGCAATACTTCCAGGACATCATCCACGCGCTGCCGTCGTCGATCCAGCACCTGCTGCAGAAATACGGGCTGAGCAACCTGCCCGGCATCCAGAAGAAACTGACCGATGGCGCGGCGCAGATCAGCCAGCTCGCGGCAACCCAGGCACTCAGCATCGGCCAGAACACGTTCCAGTTCGTCGTGAGCTTCGGCGTGATGCTGTACATGGTGTTCTTCCTGCTGCGCGACGGCGGCGAGATCGGCCGCCGCGTGCGCCGCGCGCTGCCGCTCGACGACGAGCACAAGAACCTGCTGCTGGCGAAATTCACGACGGTCGTGCGCGCGACGGTGAAGGGCAACATCGCGGTCGCGCTCGTGCAGGGCGCGCTCGGCGGCCTGATCTTCTGGATCCTCGGGATCGAAGGCGTCGTGCTGTGGGGCGCGCTGATGGCGTTCCTGTCGCTGCTGCCCGCGATCGGCGCGAGCCTCGTGTGGGTGCCGGCCGCGCTCTATTTCCTGATGATCGGCGCGCTCTGGAAATGCGCGATCCTCGTCGCGTTCTGCGTGGGCGTGATCGGCCTCGTCGACAACCTGCTGCGCCCGATCCTCGTCGGCAAGGACACGAAGATGCCCGACTGGGTCGTGCTGATCTCGACGCTCGGCGGGATGGCGCTGTTCGGCATCACCGGCTTCGTGATCGGACCGCTGGTCGCCGCGCTGTTCATGGCGAGCTGGGACATCTACGCACGCTCCGAACAGGGCGAATGA
- a CDS encoding NADP-dependent oxidoreductase, which produces MSTPVNRQLLLKTRPEGRVGREHFSLVETPVPALADGEVLVRVLYLSMDPTNRVWMSDVPQYLPPVAIGEVMRALGIGRVVASRNAGFAEGDLVQGLVGWQDYAVVPADQAAQLVKLPAASGLPLPTLLGACGMSGLTAYYGLTDITPVQPGETLVVSAAAGSVGSIAGQIGKIHGARVVGIAGGADKCRYLTETLGFDAAVDYKADDFRQQLKAATPDGVHVNFENVGGEVMRAVLSRMVIGGRVALCGVISNYNSGRAADDVGVLISKRLTMRGFLILDYRKSREAVQTLAGWLRDGRLKAEETVADGLENAPDVLNRLFDGDHRGKLVLRVDPDA; this is translated from the coding sequence GTGTCCACACCCGTGAACCGCCAACTGCTGCTGAAGACGCGCCCGGAAGGGCGGGTCGGCCGTGAACACTTTTCGCTCGTCGAGACGCCGGTACCGGCGCTCGCGGACGGCGAGGTGCTCGTGCGCGTGCTGTACCTGTCGATGGACCCGACCAACCGCGTGTGGATGAGCGACGTGCCGCAGTACCTGCCGCCTGTCGCGATCGGCGAGGTGATGCGCGCGCTCGGCATCGGGCGCGTGGTGGCGTCGCGCAATGCGGGGTTCGCGGAAGGCGATCTCGTGCAGGGGCTCGTCGGCTGGCAGGACTACGCGGTCGTGCCGGCCGACCAGGCCGCGCAGCTCGTGAAGCTGCCCGCGGCGTCGGGCCTGCCGCTGCCGACGCTGCTCGGCGCGTGCGGGATGAGCGGGCTGACCGCGTACTACGGGCTGACGGACATCACGCCGGTGCAGCCGGGCGAGACGCTCGTGGTATCGGCGGCGGCCGGCTCGGTCGGCTCGATCGCCGGGCAGATCGGCAAGATCCACGGCGCGCGCGTGGTCGGCATCGCGGGCGGCGCGGACAAGTGCCGCTACCTGACCGAGACGCTGGGTTTCGACGCGGCCGTCGATTACAAGGCCGACGATTTCCGTCAGCAGCTGAAGGCGGCGACGCCGGACGGCGTGCACGTGAATTTCGAAAACGTCGGCGGCGAGGTGATGCGCGCGGTGCTGTCGCGGATGGTGATCGGCGGGCGCGTCGCGTTGTGCGGTGTGATCTCGAACTACAACAGCGGGCGCGCGGCGGACGATGTCGGCGTGTTGATCTCGAAGCGGCTGACGATGCGCGGCTTCCTGATCCTCGACTATCGCAAGAGCCGCGAGGCCGTGCAGACGCTCGCGGGCTGGCTGCGCGATGGCCGCCTCAAGGCCGAGGAGACTGTTGCGGACGGTCTCGAGAACGCGCCCGACGTGCTGAATCGCCTGTTCGACGGCGACCATCGCGGCAAGCTCGTGCTGCGTGTCGATCCCGACGCGTGA
- a CDS encoding SDR family oxidoreductase, giving the protein MTVVSSRLAGKCAYITGAAGGLGRAIARRMVEQGARVFVTDIADAAVLDAFAQELNAGHATPVAFAATQDVRDEARWQALLAQAVDAMGGLSVLVNNAGVGSIGSPAQIELDEWRRVMAINVESIVLGCKHALSYLAESHPASIINISSVAAFKVEPDFTAYNASKAAVASLTKSVAIDCARREIDVRCNSIHPAFIRTGIVEPLFQSIGERDATRKLARGIPLRRLGDPDDVAHAAVYLASDESRFVTAAELVIDGGMCAV; this is encoded by the coding sequence ATGACAGTCGTTTCTTCGCGCCTTGCCGGCAAGTGCGCATACATCACGGGCGCCGCGGGCGGCCTCGGTCGCGCGATCGCGCGCCGGATGGTCGAGCAGGGCGCGCGCGTGTTCGTGACCGACATAGCCGACGCGGCGGTGCTCGACGCGTTCGCGCAGGAACTCAACGCGGGCCACGCCACGCCGGTCGCGTTCGCCGCGACGCAGGACGTGCGCGACGAAGCGCGCTGGCAGGCGCTGCTCGCGCAGGCGGTCGATGCGATGGGCGGGCTGTCGGTGCTCGTCAACAACGCGGGCGTCGGCTCGATCGGCTCGCCCGCGCAGATCGAGCTGGACGAATGGCGGCGCGTGATGGCGATCAACGTCGAGAGCATCGTGCTCGGCTGCAAGCATGCGCTGTCGTATCTGGCCGAAAGCCATCCCGCATCGATCATCAACATCTCGTCGGTCGCCGCGTTCAAGGTCGAGCCGGATTTCACCGCATACAACGCGTCGAAAGCGGCGGTCGCGTCGCTGACGAAGTCGGTCGCGATCGACTGCGCACGCCGCGAGATCGACGTGCGCTGCAACTCGATTCACCCGGCGTTCATCCGCACGGGGATCGTCGAGCCGCTGTTCCAGTCGATCGGCGAACGCGACGCGACGCGCAAGCTCGCGCGCGGCATTCCGCTGCGCCGGCTCGGCGACCCGGACGACGTCGCGCACGCGGCCGTGTATCTCGCGTCCGACGAGAGCCGCTTCGTGACAGCCGCCGAACTCGTGATCGACGGCGGCATGTGCGCGGTCTGA
- a CDS encoding phosphatase PAP2 family protein yields MWSEISNIGDAALTLPIALTCAAWFALSDWRLAVRWGVLLAAGMGLVGATKILYAGCGIELPQFDFRVISGHTMLSTSVWTVALSMLWLAFRPGKAPGIAAGLAVGAVTAVARVFDHSHTVPEVIVGWMLGALVALLFLRGYDRARQRAFSPRVAAVCLLLVSGIAYGHRAPFQQMIDTHSPQLCAFVRAPSGDGF; encoded by the coding sequence ATGTGGAGTGAAATCAGCAACATCGGCGATGCCGCGCTGACCTTGCCGATCGCGCTGACGTGCGCGGCGTGGTTCGCGCTGTCCGACTGGCGCCTCGCCGTCCGCTGGGGCGTGCTGCTCGCCGCCGGCATGGGCCTCGTCGGCGCCACCAAGATTCTCTATGCCGGGTGCGGCATCGAGCTGCCGCAATTCGATTTCCGCGTGATCAGCGGCCATACGATGCTGTCGACGTCCGTGTGGACCGTCGCGCTGTCGATGCTGTGGCTGGCGTTCCGGCCGGGCAAGGCGCCCGGCATCGCGGCCGGGCTGGCCGTCGGCGCGGTCACCGCCGTCGCGCGCGTGTTCGATCATTCGCACACCGTTCCGGAAGTGATCGTCGGCTGGATGCTCGGCGCGCTGGTCGCGCTGCTGTTCCTGCGCGGCTACGACCGCGCACGGCAGCGCGCGTTCTCGCCGCGCGTCGCGGCCGTCTGCCTGCTGCTCGTGTCGGGCATCGCGTACGGGCATCGTGCGCCGTTCCAGCAGATGATCGATACCCACTCGCCGCAACTCTGCGCGTTCGTGCGCGCGCCGTCGGGCGACGGATTCTGA
- a CDS encoding Nramp family divalent metal transporter, with protein sequence MSLLPTTATAPFCPSEVKGSITIDAGAPRWLKLKRFFGPGLLVAIGYMDPGNWATDIQAGSQFGYSLLWVVAFSSLAAIFLQMLAARLGLVAGRDLAQASYDRYGRFGRIVQWVTAEVSIIACDIAEVLGCALAFKLLLGVPLAWGIVLTALDTVIVLGLQGKGFRQIEAIVLALIATMAFCFVAQVAITPPDWHAVVGGLVPGDPGHDRKDAIVLALGIVGATIMPHNLYLHSSVVQTRRVVGGARGMIRDTLALVRIDTFVSLFVAMLVNAAILVVAGAAFHATGQHNVTDIEQAYKLITPIAGGAAALLFGIALLASGQSSTLTGTIAGQVIMDGFLHTKIPCYQRRLITRGLALVPALIGVLWLGDGSVGQLLVWSQVLLSLQLPFAMWPLIRSVSDRNTMGEHTIGRGMQIAAWALFAVITGTNLLLITGVAG encoded by the coding sequence ATGTCCCTCCTCCCCACTACCGCCACCGCCCCGTTCTGCCCGTCGGAAGTAAAGGGCAGCATCACGATCGATGCCGGTGCGCCGCGCTGGCTGAAGCTCAAGCGCTTCTTCGGCCCCGGCCTGCTGGTCGCGATCGGCTACATGGATCCCGGTAACTGGGCGACCGACATCCAGGCCGGCTCGCAGTTCGGCTATTCGCTGCTGTGGGTCGTCGCGTTCTCGAGCCTCGCGGCGATCTTCCTGCAGATGCTCGCGGCGCGGCTCGGCCTCGTCGCCGGCAGGGACCTCGCGCAGGCCAGCTACGACCGCTACGGCCGGTTCGGCCGCATCGTGCAATGGGTGACCGCCGAAGTGTCGATCATCGCGTGCGACATCGCGGAAGTCCTCGGCTGCGCGCTCGCATTCAAGCTGCTGCTCGGCGTGCCGCTCGCGTGGGGGATCGTGCTGACCGCGCTCGACACGGTGATCGTGCTCGGCCTGCAGGGCAAGGGGTTCCGGCAGATCGAGGCGATCGTGCTCGCGCTGATCGCGACGATGGCGTTCTGCTTCGTCGCGCAGGTCGCGATCACGCCGCCCGACTGGCACGCGGTGGTCGGCGGGCTGGTGCCGGGCGATCCGGGCCACGACCGCAAGGACGCGATCGTGCTCGCGCTCGGCATCGTCGGCGCGACGATCATGCCGCACAACCTGTACCTGCATTCGTCGGTCGTGCAGACGCGGCGCGTGGTCGGCGGGGCGCGCGGGATGATCCGCGACACACTGGCGCTGGTGCGCATCGATACCTTCGTGTCGCTGTTCGTCGCGATGCTGGTCAACGCGGCGATCCTGGTTGTCGCGGGCGCGGCGTTCCACGCGACGGGCCAGCACAACGTGACCGACATCGAGCAGGCCTACAAGCTGATTACGCCGATCGCGGGCGGCGCGGCCGCGCTGCTGTTCGGCATCGCGCTGCTCGCGTCGGGGCAGAGCTCGACGCTGACCGGCACGATCGCCGGCCAGGTGATCATGGACGGCTTCCTGCATACGAAGATCCCGTGCTACCAGCGCCGGCTGATCACGCGCGGGCTCGCGCTCGTGCCGGCGCTGATCGGCGTGCTGTGGCTCGGCGACGGCTCGGTCGGGCAACTGCTGGTGTGGAGCCAGGTGCTGCTGAGCCTGCAGCTCCCGTTCGCGATGTGGCCGCTGATCCGCTCGGTCAGCGATCGCAACACGATGGGCGAGCACACGATCGGGCGCGGGATGCAAATCGCCGCGTGGGCGCTGTTCGCCGTCATCACCGGCACGAACCTGTTGCTGATTACCGGTGTCGCGGGCTGA
- a CDS encoding helix-turn-helix domain-containing protein, translating into MAQAARIGEAFNLANRLHAYSADYQLKYVSESGGLLQSSSGVSIAADPLGDEHSRRALAFFHLHGDRAAINWDDALQRRLTDIRRHARWIVDGMDLPTLAAMQRPSAAIEGRPGRGGRRVATTVELEAGEADVFAAVLDMFRVDLGDGAAQEIASNMLRPVEQRYTQSMWAFRELSASPSIRMSAQRLRAQSVNRISIANAAQAAAMSERNFLRRFKKEIGVTPTEFVQHVRLERACHMLVHTTLPADKVARRTGFGSGERLAKLFRQRMLMSPTEFRVSERERILTRGVRPADAGDGASDGTGEHCAA; encoded by the coding sequence TTGGCCCAGGCCGCGCGTATTGGCGAGGCTTTCAACCTGGCGAATCGCCTGCACGCATACAGTGCTGACTACCAGCTGAAGTACGTGTCCGAAAGCGGAGGGCTGTTGCAGTCGTCCTCCGGCGTGAGCATCGCGGCCGATCCGCTCGGTGACGAGCACAGCCGCCGCGCGCTCGCGTTCTTTCATCTCCACGGTGACCGCGCGGCCATCAACTGGGACGACGCATTGCAGCGTCGCCTCACGGACATTCGCCGTCATGCGCGCTGGATCGTCGACGGGATGGACCTGCCCACGCTGGCGGCCATGCAGCGTCCGTCGGCGGCGATCGAAGGGCGGCCGGGCCGGGGCGGGCGACGGGTCGCCACGACGGTCGAGCTGGAGGCCGGCGAAGCCGATGTGTTCGCAGCCGTGCTCGACATGTTCCGCGTCGACCTCGGCGACGGCGCTGCGCAGGAGATCGCCAGCAACATGCTGCGGCCGGTCGAGCAACGCTACACGCAGTCGATGTGGGCCTTTCGCGAGCTGAGTGCGAGCCCGTCGATCCGGATGTCGGCGCAGCGGCTGCGCGCGCAGAGCGTGAACCGCATTTCGATCGCGAACGCCGCCCAGGCCGCCGCGATGAGCGAGCGCAATTTCCTGCGGCGCTTCAAGAAGGAGATCGGCGTGACGCCGACCGAGTTCGTCCAGCACGTGCGGCTCGAGCGCGCCTGCCACATGCTGGTCCACACGACGCTGCCGGCCGATAAAGTCGCGCGCCGCACCGGGTTCGGCAGCGGCGAGCGGCTCGCGAAGCTGTTTCGCCAGCGCATGCTGATGTCGCCGACCGAATTCCGCGTCAGCGAGCGCGAAAGGATCCTCACCCGTGGCGTGAGGCCGGCCGATGCGGGCGACGGGGCCAGCGACGGCACCGGGGAGCATTGCGCCGCGTGA